In the genome of Mytilus edulis chromosome 3, xbMytEdul2.2, whole genome shotgun sequence, one region contains:
- the LOC139517374 gene encoding ubiquinone biosynthesis monooxygenase COQ6, mitochondrial-like: MSCKLVRKSFCCLKQARHCNISYNVFRTLQTNTDANKDTVDIVISGGGMVGTTLACALGKEGLLHGKKIVLLESASEKKFDLPSEYSNRTCALSPATVKLLSGLGVWDEILQMRCQPVKRMQVWDSCSDSMITFNNDDLNDNLAYIVENDVILEAVKRSFPKSHNLNIKYNTSAKSYIIPGITPGHDGLDQNSWVTVQLNDGSEIKTKLLIGADGMNSTVRKACEFHTLRSDYGQSGLVATLKLTGDTENNVAWQRFLPTGPVAMLPLSNTDSCLIWTTTTENAKHLKQLSEDSFIDAVNDAFWHDRDINSLAISAGGILNGVLNNILPGGASHSRQLPPTVVGIADNSRAAFPLGLLHSSSYAGHRVALIGDAAHRIHPLAGQGVNLGFGDVACLRDLLVEAVKNGTDLGSLALLSEYETQRQRSVLPVVGVIDGLQRLYSNNFTPIVMLRSLGLQTVNSLHFLKNIIIKQAST, translated from the exons atgtcttgTAAACTTGTGAGAAAAAGTTTCTGTTGTTTAAAACAAGCCAGACACTGCAATATAAGTTATAATGTATTCAGGACGTTACAGACTAACACAGATGCTAACAAAGATACAGTTGATATCGTTATATCAGGTGGTGGAATGGTCGGAACGACATTGGCATGTGCCCTTG GAAAAGAAGGACTTCTCCATGGAAAAAAGATTGTGTTACTAGAATCAGCCTCAGAGAAAAAGTTTGATCTACCATCAGAATACAGTAATCGTACATGTGCCCTGAGTCCTGCTACTGTTAAACTACTTAgtg GTCTTGGAGTTTGGGATGAAATTCTGCAAATGAGATGTCAACCAGTTAAAAGAATGCAG gTTTGGGATTCATGTTCAGACTCTATGATCAccttcaataatgatgatttaaaTGATAATCTGGCTTACATTGTTGAAAATGATGTGATTTTAGAAGCAGTGAAAAGATCCTTCCCTAAATCACACAATCTCAACATAAAATACAACACATCAGCCAAGTCATATATAATACCTGGTATTACCCCAGGACATGACGGACTCGACCAGAACTCTTGGGTAACAGTTCAACTGAATGATGGTAGTGAAATAAAGACAAAACTTCTG ATAGGAGCAGACGGAATGAACTCAACAGTAAGGAAAGCTTGTGAATTTCACACATTGAGATCAGATTATGGTCAATCTGGACTTGTTGCAACACTGAAACTTACAGGG GATACAGAAAATAATGTTGCATGGCAAAGATTTTTACCTACTGGACCTGTTGCAATGCTACCT CTTTCCAACACAGACAGTTGTTTAATATGGACTACAACAACAGAGAATGCCAAACATCTGAAACAGTTATCAGAGGATAGCTTTATAGATGCTGTCAATGATGCTTTT TGGCATGATAGAGACATTAATTCATTAGCAATATCAGCAGGAGGAATTCTTAATGGTGTACTGAATAATATCTTACCAG GAGGAGCCTCTCATTCAAGACAGTTACCACCTACTGTAGTAGGGATAGCAGACAACAGTAGAGCAGCATTTCCATTAGGTCTACTCCATTCCTCATCATATGCAGGCCACAGAGTAGCCTTAATTGG AGATGCTGCACATAGGATTCATCCTCTAGCAGGCCAGGGTGTGAACCTAGGTTTTGGAGATGTAGCATGTCTTAGAGATTTGTTAGTGGAAGCAGTTAAGAACGGAACTGATTTAG GATCTCTAGCACTCCTGTCAGAGTATGAGACCCAGAGACAGAGATCAGTGTTACCTGTAGTAGGTGTTATAGATGGTCTACAGAGACTTTATAGTAACAATTTTACACCTATTGTAATGTTGAGGAGTCTAGGATTACAAACAGTCAACTCATTACATTTTCTAAAG aaCATTATTATCAAACAGGCCTCAACTTGa